One Arcobacter sp. F155 DNA window includes the following coding sequences:
- a CDS encoding YeeE/YedE family protein, which yields MDLEIFQIVNILGFAIGAIFGMIAQKRQFCFSGSIKDYMLTKSTMRGASVVMAMIVAIVSTALISSHYELDFSDTPYYKENINYFVIILGGLMFGVGMMLADGCSNRHLIKFAQGDKNSLISIVFIGIFAFATARGFLSGYLNPITNNPTLIEWSAFIEEKTMNIYVVVGILLVILFALTKKIKRVFSLWDGVLVGLLVAAAWTVTGVLGEESIERLISFEGISFVYPTGKTIELFMLYQVNELTFSISLILGVLIGAFTMSKFNRRYSFGCTAAKGENRVRNNMIGGALMGTGGVLSIGCTVGQGLTGLSTLAFGSAVAISSIFVGGLVSAIYLNKRNELPMCFIFEWNDKDSKGSNLDYQI from the coding sequence ATGGATTTAGAAATCTTTCAAATAGTAAATATTCTAGGCTTTGCTATAGGTGCTATTTTTGGGATGATTGCTCAAAAAAGACAATTTTGTTTTAGTGGGTCAATTAAAGATTATATGTTAACAAAATCCACAATGAGAGGCGCATCTGTTGTAATGGCAATGATTGTTGCTATTGTTTCAACAGCACTTATCTCTTCACACTATGAGCTAGATTTTTCAGATACACCATATTATAAAGAAAATATTAACTATTTTGTAATCATTCTTGGTGGTTTAATGTTTGGTGTAGGAATGATGCTTGCAGATGGATGTAGCAATAGACATCTTATCAAGTTTGCACAAGGGGATAAAAACTCTTTAATTAGTATTGTATTTATTGGAATTTTTGCCTTTGCTACTGCAAGAGGTTTTCTAAGTGGATATTTAAATCCTATTACAAATAACCCTACTTTAATCGAGTGGTCAGCTTTTATTGAAGAAAAAACTATGAATATCTATGTTGTTGTAGGTATTTTACTTGTGATTTTATTTGCATTAACAAAAAAGATAAAAAGAGTATTTTCACTTTGGGATGGGGTATTAGTTGGTCTTCTTGTAGCTGCTGCTTGGACTGTAACAGGAGTTTTAGGTGAAGAGAGTATTGAAAGACTAATAAGCTTTGAAGGTATTAGTTTTGTATATCCAACTGGAAAAACAATAGAACTATTTATGCTTTATCAAGTAAATGAATTAACATTCTCTATTTCTCTTATTCTTGGTGTTCTTATTGGAGCATTTACAATGTCTAAGTTCAATAGAAGATATAGCTTTGGTTGTACTGCTGCAAAGGGTGAAAATAGAGTTAGAAATAATATGATTGGTGGAGCACTTATGGGAACAGGTGGTGTTTTATCAATTGGTTGTACAGTAGGACAAGGTTTAACTGGACTTTCTACTTTAGCCTTTGGTTCAGCTGTAGCCATTAGTTCTATTTTCGTAGGTGGACTAGTGTCTGCAATCTACTTAAATAAAAGAAATGAATTACCAATGTGTTTCATCTTTGA